The Cellulomonas sp. S1-8 genomic sequence CGGGTACAAGGAGGAGGGCACCACCACCACGCCGTTCGACATGGTGATGCTCAACGACCTCGACCGGTTCCACCTGGTGATCGACGTCATCGACCACGTGCACTGGCTGCGTGCGTCGCAGGCGGGCCTGCGCCAGCGCATGGTCGACGAGCGCATCCGCGCCCGGGAGTACACGCGCACGCACGGCGAGGACATCCCCGAGGTGCGGGACTGGGTGTGGCCCGACGCGGGCGACGCCGCGTCGAAGGAGGAGATCGCGGCCTCGCTCAGCACGGGCGGGGACAACGAGTAGGTGGACCGACGGGCGAGAGCCTGATGCGGCGGCGTCCGGACCGACGGGTCCGGACGCCGCCGGACGACGACCAGCCCCTCTGCGGGGGCGAACGGAGTGAGCTGCACAGTGGCCAGGACGATCTACGTCATGTCGGCCGAGGGTGACACGGGCAAGTCCGTCGTCGCCCTGGGTCTCGTCGACCTGCTGACCCGCACGGTGCAGCGGGTCGGCGTCTTCCGCCCCGTGGCCCGCTCGACGGACGAGCGCGACTACGTGCTCGAGCTGCTGCTCGAGCACGACGGCGTCGACATCGCGTACGAGGACGCCGTCGGCGCGACGTACGACGAGGTGATCGACGACCCCGAGGGCGCGCTGTCCCGGATCGTGTCCCGGTTCCACGACGTCGAGCGTCGGTGCGACGCGGTCGTGGTCGTGGGGACCGACTACACGGACGTCGCCGGACCGACCGAGCTCGCGTACAACGCCCGCATCGCCGCCAACCTGGCGGCGCCCGTCGTGCTGGTCGTCAACGGGGCGAACCGCTCCCCGGAGGACGTGCACCACGCGGTCGACGTCGCGACGACGGAGATCGTGGCGAACCACGCCCAGGTCGTCGCCGTCATCGCCAACCGCTGCGCGCCCGCGTCGCTCGACGTCGTGCGCGCGGCCCTGGCCGGGAGCGTCTCGGTGTGGGCGCTGCCGGACTCGCCCCTGCTGTACGCGCCGACGCTGCGCCAGCTCATGCACGCGGTCGGCGGGACGCTGACCGGTGGCGACGAGGAGCTGCTGGGCCGCGAGGTGCTCGACGTGCTCGTCGGGGCGATGTCGATCGAGCACCTGCTGGACCGGCTGCAGGACGGTGCGGTGGTCATCACGCCCGGCGACCGCAGCGACGTGGTGCTGGGCCTGCTCATGGCCCACCAGGCCGAGGGCTTCCCGTCCCTCGCGGGCCTCATCCTCAACGGCGGGCTCGCGCCCGCCCCGACGGTCGAACGCCTCATCGCGGGCCTCGGGTCCCGGCTGCCGCTCATCACGACGTCCCTGGGCACGTTCCGCTCGGCGAGCGCGGCCGCGACGACGCGCGGACGCCTGACGCACGACGCGCAGCGCAAGATCGACACGGCGCTCGCGCTGTTCGAGCAGCACGTCGACGGCGCCGAGCTGCTCGCGACGCTGGACGTGCCGCGACCCGAGGTCATCACGCCGCTGATGTTCGAGTACGCGCTGCTCGACCGCGCGCGGTCCGACCGCAAGCACGTCGTGCTGCCGGAGGGCAACGACGACCGCATCCTGCGGGCCGCGTCGACGCTGCTGCAGCGCCAGGTCGCCGACCTGACGATCCTCGGCGAGGAGTCGTCGATCCGGGCGCGGGCGACCGAGCTCGGCCTCGACCTCGACGCCGCCCAGGTGATCGACCCGAAGAACGGCGAGACGCTCGAGCGGTTCGCCGAGGTCTACACCGAGCTGCGCAAGCACAAGGGCATGACCGTCGAGCGGGCGCGCGAGATCGTGTCGTCGGTGTCGTACTTCGGCACGCTCATGGTGCAGCTGGGGCTCGCCGACGGCATGGTGTCCGGCGCCCTGCACACCACCGCGCACACCATCAAGCCGTCGTTCGAGATCATCAAGACGACGCCGGGCGTCGGCAGCGTGTCGAGCTGCTTCCTCATGTGCCTCGAGGACCGCGTGCTGGTCTACGCGGACTGCGCCGTGATCCCCGACCCGACGGCCGAGCAGCTCGCCGACATCGCCATCTCGTCGGCGGAGACGGCCGTGCAGTTCGGCATCGAGCCGCGCATCGCGATGCTGTCGTACTCGACCGGCGAGTCGGGGTCGGGCGTCGACGTGGAGAAGGTCCGGGAGGCGACGCGGCTGGTCCGCGAGCGCCGCCCCGACCTGTCGGTCGAAGGGCCGATCCAGTACGACGCCGCGGTCGACGCGTCCGTCGCGAAGACGAAGATGCCCGACTCGGCGGTCGCCGGACGCGCGACGGTCTTCGTGTTCCCCGACCTCAACACGGGCAACAACACGTACAAGGCCGTGCAGCGGTCGGCCGGTGCCGTCGCGATCGGCCCCGTGCTGCAGGGCCTGCGCAAGCCCGTCAACGACCTGTCGCGCGGCGCGCTCGTGCAGGACATCGTCAACACCGTGGCGATCACCGCCATCCAGGCGCAGGCGCTCGCGCAGGCCGCCGCTGCCGCCGACGTCGCCCCGACCGCTGCCACGATCCCCGGAGGGTCCACCCGATGAGCACGTCCACACCGTCCGAGCAGCACCACGCGAGCGTCCTCGTCATCAACTCCGGCTCGTCGTCCATCAAGTACCAGCTGGTCACCCCTCATGACGGTGCGGCCGTCGCGTCGGGCCTCGTCGAGCGCATCGGGGAGACCGCCGGCGCCGTGAAGCACGTCGCGCACGGCACCACGACGCGCCGCGAGGTCCCGGTGCCGGACCACGGCGCCGGCCTGCGGATCGTGCTGGGGCTCTTCGAGGAGGTCGGACCCGACCTGCAGGACGCGCACGTCGTGGCCGTCGGCCACCGCGTCGTGCAGGGCGGCGACCGGTTCGACGGGCCGGTGCTCGTCGACGCCGCCGTCGAGCACGCGATCGAGGAGCTGTCCCCGCTCGCGCCCCTGCACAACCCGCCGAACCTCACGGGGATCCGCGTCGGGCAGGCGCTGCTGCCGGACGTGCCGCACGTCGCGGTGTTCGACACCGCCTTCTTCCGGCACCTGCCGGACGCCGCCGCGACGTACGCGATCGACGCGGACGTCGCCGCCCGGTACGGCGTGCGCCGGTACGGCGCGCACGGCACGTCCCACCAGTACGTGTCCCGGCAGGTCGCGCAGATCCTCGGCCGCCCCGTCGAGGACCTCCACCAGATCGTCCTGCACCTGGGCAACGGCGCGTCCGCGTCGGCCGTGCGCGGCGGGGTCGCCGTCGAGACGTCGATGGGCATGACGCCGCTCGAGGGCCTGGTCATGGGCACGCGGTCGGGCGACATCGACCCGGCGGTCGTGTTCCACCTGTACCGCAACGCCGGGATGAGCGTCGACGAGATCGACGACCTGCTCAACCGCCGGTCGGGGATCAAGGGCCTGTCGGGTGAGAACGACTTCCGTGCGCTGCACGACCTGGTCGCCGCGGGCGACGCGGGGGCGCGGCTCGCGCTGGACGTGTACCTGCACCGGCTGCGCAAGTACATCGGCGCGTACCACGCGGTCCTCGGCCGGCTCGACGTCATCACGTTCACGGCCGGCGTCGGCGAGAACGACGACATCGTGCGGGCGAGTGTCCTCGCCGGTCTGGAGCCGCTGGGCATCGAGGTCGACGCGGCGCGCAACGACGGCCGCAAGTCCGAGCCGACCGTCATCTCCCCCGACGGCGCCCGCGTCACGGTCCTGGTCGTCCCGACCAACGAGGAGCTCGCGATCGCCCGCCAGGCCATCGAGGTCGTCGGCGCCTGACCCCGCCCCACCGGACTGGATTGCTCTCTCACGCCCGGGGGTGGGAGCCCGCGCGGTGCTGGATTGCTCTCTCACGCACCGGCGTGGGTGTCCCGCCACAACCCGCGCGCGAGAGAGCAGTCCAGCACCCCCCAGGGTGGTGAGAGAGCAATCCAGCACCACCCAGGGGTGGTGAGAGAGCAATCCAGCACCCACCCAGGGTGGTGAGAGGGCGATCCAGCCCCGCTCGGGCCGGGTCAGGGCAGGCGCAGCACCCGCTGGGCGCGGAGCAGGCGGGTGACGACGCGCGGCCAGACGTCCGGGCCGAGCTCGTGGATCTGCCGCATCCCGATCCCCCGGCCCGTGTGGACCCCGCGCTGCGCCACGACGGTCTGCGTCCACGTCGTCTCCCACAGGCCCTCGCGGCCGTGCCGGCGCCCGTGGCCCGACGCCCCCACGCCGCCGATGGGTGCCCCGACGCTGCCCCACAGGACGTGGTGGGTGTCGTTCACGGCCACCGCGCCGGCCCGGACGCGCGCCGCGAGCGCCCTACCGCGGGCGGTCGAGAGGGTCCACACCGCGGCGACGAGGCCGAGCTCGGAGTCGTTCATGGCGGCGATCGCCTCGTCGTCGGACGCGACGGGGTAGACCGCCACGACGGGCCCGAACGTCTCCTCGCGGTACGCGCGCGCCGTCGGTGCCACGTCGACCAGGACGGTCGGCTCGTAGAAGAACGCCCCCAGGTCGGGGCGCTGCGCGCCCCCGACGAGCACGGTCGCGCCGTTGCCCACGGCGTCCTCGACGTGCTCGACGACGCGGGCGAGCTGGTCGGGCCCGACCAGGGAGCCCATGTCGGCGCGGTAGTCCAGCCCGGCTCCGAGGCGCAGGTCGCCCGTGCGGCGCACGAGCGCAGCGACGAAGGCGTCGTGCACGTCCTCGTGCACGTAGATCCGTTCGATGCTGGCGCACAGCTGGCCCGACGACCCGAAGCAGGCGCGCACGGCACCCTCGGCGACGGCGTCGACGTCGACGTCCTCGGCGACGTACATCGGGTTCTTGCCGCCGAGCTCGAGGGTCACGGGGACGCCCAGCTCGCCGGCACGGCCGGCGAAGACGCGCCCAGCCAGGGTCGAGCCCGTGAAGCCCGCGTGGTCGACGTGCTCGAGGAGGGCCATGCCGACGTCGGGGCCGCCGACGACGACCTGCAGCAGGTCCGGGGGCAGGCCCGCGTCGTCGAGCAGCTCGGCGGACCACAGGAGGGTCAGCGCGGTCTGCGGGTCGGCGCGCAGCAGCACGGCGTTGCCCGCCACGAGCGCGGGCAGCGCGTCGCCGAGCCCGAGGGACAGCGGGTAGTTCCACGGCGTGACGATCCCGACGACGCCCAGGGGGTGGCGCAGGACGCGCGCCGAGGTCAGCGGGCCGACGAGCCCCCGGACGGTGCGCGCGGCCAGCAGCCGGCGGGCCCGCAGCGCGTAGTACCGCGCGGCGTTGGCGACGTCCCCGAGCTCCTCCCACGCGTGGGTGCGGGCCTTGCCGGTCTCGACCTGGAGCAGGTCGAGGACGTCGGACTGCCGCTCGAGGAGCAGGTCGTGCGCGCGCAGCAGCACGGCGGCGCGCTCGGCGACGGGCCGGGCCGCCCACAGGCGCTGCGCGGCGCGGGCCCGGCGGGCGGCGTCGGGCAGGTCGTCGGGCGCGGTCAGCGGCACGGCGGCGATGGGCGCGCCCGTGAAGGGGGCGATCGACGTGGACGTCGCGTGCCCGGGACTTGCGACCGCGCGCGCCAGCAGCGGGCGCACGTCATCGGGCTCGAGCACGTAGGTGGCGAGCGGGTCGGTCTCCGGGTCCTGCAGGTCGGCATGCTCGTGCGCCATCGCGTCAGGTTACGCCGGACGCCGGAGGGGCGGGGATGACGCGCCGCGCGCGGACCGCTGGAGGGGTGACACCATGATGGTGTTGCCATGACACCATAAATGGTGTCATGATGACGTCATGGACCTCACGCGCTACGTCGACGACCTGCGGGACCGGCTGACGGCGGCTGCCGACATCGGTGGCGACGACGCACGGCAGCTCGCCCAACGGCTCACCACGCCGCTCGACGCCGCCGTCCGTCTCGTCCTGCTCGACGCCCTGACGGAGGCCGCCGGCGAGATCTCCGCCGAGCTCGCGCCCGGCTCGGTCGACGTCCGGCTCCGCGGAGGGCTCCCGGAGTTCGTCGTCGACGCGGGCACGCACGCGGACCCGGCCGGGGCGTACGCGCCGCCGCCTCCCCCGCAGCCCCCGACCACGACCCCCGCCCCGCCGACGCCCCCGGCGACCGACGACGAGGGCACCACCACCCGCACCACCCTGCGCCTGCCCGACCACCTCAAGGCGCAGGTCGAGGTGGCGGCCGCCCGCGACGGGCTGTCCGTCAACTCCTGGCTCGTGCGCGCCGTCGCCGGCGCGCTCGAGCACCCGACCGGCCGCACGGCACCCCAGCCGCGCACCGACCCGCGCGCCTCGAACCGCCTCACCGGCTGGGTGCGCTGAGCACCCCGCTCCACCGCCACGACCGCCACCCCGACGCACCCCTGGAGACCCGCATGCCCACCTTCCCTGCGCCCGCGCCCGTCCCGGTCGTCGTGGACGTCCCGTTCGGCAACCTGCACGTCGTCGCCAGTGAGCGCGACGACGTCGTCGTCACCGTGCTGCCCGCCGACCCCTCCAAGGCCGGCGCCGTGCGCGCCGCCGAGGAGACCCGGGTCCAGCTCGAGGGCGACACCGTCACGATCGTGTACCCGGCCGCGTGGCGGCAGTACGTCATGCCGTTCTCGGCCGGCGGCGCGCAGGTGACGATCGAGGTGCCCACCGGCTCGGACCTGCGCGGCAAGGCCGGCACGCTGTACGCGGAGGGCCGGCTCGGCAGTGTCGACCTCACCCTCAACGGCGGCGACGCCCGGCTGGACGACGTCGCACGCCTCGACCTCAACGTGACGGCGGGCTCCGTCGTCGTCGGGCAGATCACCGAGTGCACGCACGTCCGGGCGGGTGCCGGCAGCGTGCGCATCGCCGGGCTCACGGGCGACGGCGAGGTCCACGCCCGCAACGGCAGCACGTCCGTCGGTGCGCTGACCGGGACCCTGCAGGTCTCCGGCGTGCACGGCGACGTCGTCGTCGGCACGGTGCGCGGCACGCTCACCGCCAAGGCGGCCGCGGGCGGCATCCGCGTCGAGCGCGTCGAGTCCGGTGCGCTGACCCTGACGACGTCGTACGGCTCGATCGAGGTGGGCGTGCCGCAGGGCACGGCCGCGTGGCTCGACGTCGCGTCGAAGCACGGCACCGTGCGCACCGACCTGACCCCGGGCGACGGCCCGGCGGACGACGACGCCACCGTCGAGATCCACGCCGGCACCGGCTACGGCAACGTGCTGGTCCGCCGCCCCTGAACGACCCGCCCCACCACCGGCAACCCGAGCCCCCCAGGAGGAGAACCATGACCAGCGAGCCCGCCGTGGACGTCCGCGGCCTGCGCAAGTCCTACGGCGACCTGACCGTCCTCGACGGCGTCGACCTGACCGTCGCACCCGGCACCGTCACCGCCCTGCTCGGCCCCAACGGCGCCGGCAAGACCACCATCGTGGGCATCCTGTCGACCCTGCTGTCGCTCGACGGCGGCAGCGCCCGGGTCGCCGGGCACGACGTCGTCACCCAGGGTGACGCGGTGCGACGTGCCATCGGCGTCACCGGGCAGACGTCCGCCGTCGACGACCTGCTGACGGGCGCCGAGAACCTGCGCCTCATGACCGCGCTGCACCACCTCGGCCGGCGCGCCGGCCGCGAGCGCGTCGACGCGCTGCTCGCGCAGTTCGGCCTCACGGACGCCGCCCGCAAGCCCGTCTCGACGTGGTCGGGCGGCATGCGCCGCAAGCTCGACCTCGCGATGACGCTCGTCGGGTCGCCTGCCGTCGTCTTCCTCGACGAGCCGACGACGGGCCTCGACCCGCGCAGCCGCCGCACCCTGTGGGACGAGGTGCGCGCGCTCGTGGCGGCCGGGACCACGGTCCTGCTGACCACGCAGTACCTCGAGGAGGCCGACCACCTGGCGGACCGCGTCGCGGTGCTCGACGGCGGCCGCATCGTCGCCGAGGGCACCCCCGCCGAGCTGAAGTCCGCGCACGACGCGGGCTCGCTCGACGACGTCTTCCTGCGCCTCACCGAGCCCACGTCCGCCTCGACCAGCAAGGAGGTGGCCTGATGACCACCGCGACGATCGCCCCCACCGCCGGCGCCCGGCCGCTGACCGACATGCTCACCATGCTGCGGCGCAACCTCCTGCGCGCCGTGCGCTACCCCGCCCTGACCAGCTTCACGATCGTGATCCCCGTGCTGCTGCTCCTGCTCTTCGTCTTCGTGTTCGGCGGGGCGATCGGCGCGGGGGTGACGCCCGGCGTCGCGCCCGGGGCCGAGGGTCGCGCGGCGTACCTCGACTACATCACCCCGGCGATCCTGCTGTTCGCGGTCGTCGGCGCGGCGCAGAGCGTGGCGATCACCGCCGCGATGGACGCGCACAGCGGCATCATGGCGCGCTTCAAGACCATGGCGATCTCGCCCGGCTCGGTGCTGGGCGGTCCGGTGCTCGGCACCGTGGTCCAGGGGCTCGTCGCGGTCGCGGTGGTGCTCGTGCTGGCCGTGGCGCTCGGCTTCCGGACGGGCGCCGGGGTGCTGGACTGGGTCGCGCTCGTCGGCCTGGTCGCGCTGGTCACGTTCGCGACGACCTGGCTGTGCGTGGCGATGGGGCTCGCGGCGCCGTCGGTGGAGACCGCCTCGAACACCCCGATGCTGCTGACGGCGCTGCCGTTCCTGAGCAGCGGGCTCGTCCCGGTGGAGACGATGCCGGCCGCCGTGGGCTGGTTCGCCGAGCACCAGCCCTTCACGCCGATCATCGAGACGATCCGCTCCCTGCTCGCGGGCACCACCCCGGACGGCTCGACGACGCTCCTGGCGATCGGGTGGTGCGTGGTCATCGCCGCGGTCGGCTACGCCTGGTCCCGCGCCCTCTACCGCCGCGAGCGCCACTGACACGGCGCTCGCACCAGGAAGTGTGAAGGGTTGTTGCCGTCCTCCGGCAACAACCCTTCACACTTCTGGTGTCACAGCGCCAACGTCGCCCGGACCTCCGCGTCGACGAGCGCCAGCGCGGCGGCGCGGGCCTGCGTGGCCGTGCGGGCACCCAGGGCCGCGTCGGCGATCTCCTCGCAGCGCTGCTGCGTGTGCCGCCGCAGGGCGTGCCGCACGGCGGGCAGCGCGCCGGGCGCGGCGGACAGGCTCGTGACGCCCAGCCCGACGAGCACGAGCGCCATCAGCGGGTCGCCGGCGGACTCCCCGCACACGCCGACGGGCTTGTTCGTGGCCCGTCCGGCGCGGGCGGTCGCGGCGACGAGGTCGAGCACCGCGGGCTGCCACATGTCGAGCAGGTCGGCCAGCTCGCCGCGCAGGCGGTCCGTCGCCATCGTGTACTGCGCCAGGTCGTTGGTGCCGAGCGACACGAAGTCGACCTCCGCGAGGATGTCGGCGGCCCGCAGCGCGGCCGCGGGCACCTCGACCATGACGCCGACGGTCGCGACGCCGGCCGCGCGGGCCCGCTCCGCGAAGGCGCGGGCCTCGTCGGGCGTGGCGATCATCGGGGCCATCGCCCAGGGCGTCGACCCCGTCGCCTCCTGCGCCCGGACCAGCGCTGCGAGCTGGGTGTCGAGCAGCTCGGGGTGCGCGCGGACGAGCCGGTAGCCGCGCACGCCGAGCGCCGGGTTCTCCTCGTCCGGCAGCGTGGCGAACGCGAGCGGCTTGTCGGCGCCCGCGTCGAGCGTCCGCACGACGACCTTGCGTCCGTCGGCCGCGCGCAGCACCGCGGCGTAGGCCTCGGCCTGCTCCTCGACCGTCGGGGCCACCTGCCGCTCGAGGAACAGCACCTCGGTGCGGAACAGGCCGACGCCCTCGGCGGCCGTCCCGACGCGGGTCGCGTCCGCGGCCGTGCCGATGTTGGCGAGCAGCGCGACGGCGTGCCCGTCGGACGTCGCGCCGGGTGCCGTGTCGGCCGCGAGGACGGACTCGGCGGCGCTGCGACGCGCGTACGCGTCCCGCACGGCGTCGTCCGGGTGCGGCTGCACGGTGCCGGCAGCGGCGTCGACGGCCACCTCGGTGCCGTCCTCGAGGTCGGTGGCACCGGCGACGCGCACGACGCACGGCAGGCCGAGCTGACCGGCGATGATCGCGGTGTGCCCCGTCGGGCCGCCGAGCTCGGTGACGATGGCCAGCACGTTGGCCAGGTCCAGCGCGGCGGTGTCGGCGGGGGCGAGGTCACGCGCCACGACGACGGACGGGCGGTCGAGGTGCGGCACGCCCGGGTCGGGCAGGCCCAGCGCGCTCGCCACGACGCGGTCACGCACCGAGCGCAGGTCGGTGACCCGCTCGGCGAGGTACCCGCCCGCCTGCTCGAACATGCCGGCGAACATCTGCACGACGCCGTCGATCGCCCCGACGGGCGGCTCCCCCGCGTCGACGCGGGCGAGCACCTGGCTGCGCAGGGCCGTGTCGTCGGCCATCTGCGCGGTGGCGGCCAGGACGTCCCTGACCGTGCCGGACGCCCCGGCGGACTGCTCGCGGAGCCGCGCCGCGACGTCGCTGAACGCGCGCTCCACCGCGGCGTGCACCTGCGCGACGCCCGCGGTCTCACCGTCGACGACGAGCGGTGCGTCGGGCGGCACGACCGGCGCGGGCCGCACGCGGGCGACGGGCCCGACGACGGCGCGTCGTCCGACCCCCACGCCGTGCAGCACACCGCCGGCCGGTGCGCCGAGCGTCTGCGCGGTCATGACGCCGCCTGCGTCGACGACCCGGGCGCCTCGGGGGCGTCGAGGTCGGTGGCCAGGAGCTCGACCAGCCCGTCGAGGACGCGGTCGGCGTCGGGGCCGTCGGCCGCGAGCGTGACCTCCTCGCCGTGCGGGATGCCGAGGGACATGACGAACAGGATGCTCGACGCGTCGACCGGCGTGCCGCCGGCCTTCGCGATGGTGACGGGGACGCCGCCGGCGGCCACGGCCTGGGTGAACAGCATCGCGGGGCGGGCGTGGAGCCCGACGCGGGACGCGACGGCGACGGTGCGCTCGGTCATGGTGCTCTCCTTCGAGACGACAAGGCTTCGGGACGACTGGTGGGTGGGGTCCGTCAGGCGGACCGGGCGACGAGGGCGTCGTCGCGCTGCTCCTCGGCGGCACGCTCCGCACGGACGACCGGGTCGTGCGCGAGCGTCTTGAGCACGACGACGATCGCCGCGGTGACGAGCGTGCCGACGACGACAGCACCGAGGAACGCCAGCGGGTTGCCGATCAGCGGCAGCACCCAGACGCCGCCGTGCGGGGCGACGAGGGTGGACCCGGACGCCATGACGATCGCGCCGGTGATGCTGGACCCGACGACCGAGGACACGATGACGCGCCACGGGTCGGCGGCCGCGAACGGGATCGCGCCCTCGGAGATGAACGACGCGCCGAGCAGCCACGCGGCCTTGCCGTTCTCCTGCTCGACGTGGGTGAACAGCCGCTTGCGGACGGTCGTGGCGAGCGCCATGGCCAGCGGTGCGACCATCCCCGCCGCCATGACCGCGGCCATGATGCGGTACTGCGTCGCGTCGGACGCCAGCCCCTGCGTGGCCAGGCCCGTGACGGCGAACGTGTAGGCGACCTTGTTGATCGGGCCGCCGAGGTCGAAGCCCATCATGGCGCCGAGCAGGATGCCGAGCAGCACCACGCTGGACCCGGACAAGCCGTTGAGCCAGCTCGTCAGCCCGTCCATGGCCGCGGCGATGGGCCGGCCGACGAGCACGAGCATGACGATGCCGACGATCGCGGAGGACAGCAGCGGGATCACCACCACGGGCATGATGCCGCGCACGCCCTTGGGCACCTTCCAGCGGCTGATCCACAGGGCGAGACCACCGGCGAGGAACCCGGTGACGAGGCCACCGAGGAACCCGGCGCCGACGAACACCGCGGCGGCCCCGCCGACGAACCCGGGCACGAGCCCGGGCCGGTCGGCGATCGCGTAGGCGATGAACCCGGACAGCACCGGCACGAGGAAGCCGAACGCGAGCTGGCCCGTCGCCAGGAGGATCACGGCCCAGTGCTGCAACGACAGCGGGTCGAACGCGGCGACGACCTCCGCCGCGTCGACGCCGGTCACCTCGATCGCGCCCTCGGCGCCGCCCCACGCGACCTGCGCGAGCATGAACGACACCGCGATGAGGATCCCGCCGGCGGCGACGAACGGGATCATGTACGACACGCCCGTCATGAGCCACTGCCGGATCTTGGTGCCGGCCCCGGCGTCGCGCGCTGCCGACGAGGTCGGGGCAGGGGTACCGGCCGGCGTCTCCCCCGCGCCGGCCGGCACCCACGCCTCGACCGCGGCGACGGC encodes the following:
- the pta gene encoding phosphate acetyltransferase; this translates as MARTIYVMSAEGDTGKSVVALGLVDLLTRTVQRVGVFRPVARSTDERDYVLELLLEHDGVDIAYEDAVGATYDEVIDDPEGALSRIVSRFHDVERRCDAVVVVGTDYTDVAGPTELAYNARIAANLAAPVVLVVNGANRSPEDVHHAVDVATTEIVANHAQVVAVIANRCAPASLDVVRAALAGSVSVWALPDSPLLYAPTLRQLMHAVGGTLTGGDEELLGREVLDVLVGAMSIEHLLDRLQDGAVVITPGDRSDVVLGLLMAHQAEGFPSLAGLILNGGLAPAPTVERLIAGLGSRLPLITTSLGTFRSASAAATTRGRLTHDAQRKIDTALALFEQHVDGAELLATLDVPRPEVITPLMFEYALLDRARSDRKHVVLPEGNDDRILRAASTLLQRQVADLTILGEESSIRARATELGLDLDAAQVIDPKNGETLERFAEVYTELRKHKGMTVERAREIVSSVSYFGTLMVQLGLADGMVSGALHTTAHTIKPSFEIIKTTPGVGSVSSCFLMCLEDRVLVYADCAVIPDPTAEQLADIAISSAETAVQFGIEPRIAMLSYSTGESGSGVDVEKVREATRLVRERRPDLSVEGPIQYDAAVDASVAKTKMPDSAVAGRATVFVFPDLNTGNNTYKAVQRSAGAVAIGPVLQGLRKPVNDLSRGALVQDIVNTVAITAIQAQALAQAAAAADVAPTAATIPGGSTR
- a CDS encoding acetate/propionate family kinase, yielding MSTSTPSEQHHASVLVINSGSSSIKYQLVTPHDGAAVASGLVERIGETAGAVKHVAHGTTTRREVPVPDHGAGLRIVLGLFEEVGPDLQDAHVVAVGHRVVQGGDRFDGPVLVDAAVEHAIEELSPLAPLHNPPNLTGIRVGQALLPDVPHVAVFDTAFFRHLPDAAATYAIDADVAARYGVRRYGAHGTSHQYVSRQVAQILGRPVEDLHQIVLHLGNGASASAVRGGVAVETSMGMTPLEGLVMGTRSGDIDPAVVFHLYRNAGMSVDEIDDLLNRRSGIKGLSGENDFRALHDLVAAGDAGARLALDVYLHRLRKYIGAYHAVLGRLDVITFTAGVGENDDIVRASVLAGLEPLGIEVDAARNDGRKSEPTVISPDGARVTVLVVPTNEELAIARQAIEVVGA
- a CDS encoding succinic semialdehyde dehydrogenase is translated as MAHEHADLQDPETDPLATYVLEPDDVRPLLARAVASPGHATSTSIAPFTGAPIAAVPLTAPDDLPDAARRARAAQRLWAARPVAERAAVLLRAHDLLLERQSDVLDLLQVETGKARTHAWEELGDVANAARYYALRARRLLAARTVRGLVGPLTSARVLRHPLGVVGIVTPWNYPLSLGLGDALPALVAGNAVLLRADPQTALTLLWSAELLDDAGLPPDLLQVVVGGPDVGMALLEHVDHAGFTGSTLAGRVFAGRAGELGVPVTLELGGKNPMYVAEDVDVDAVAEGAVRACFGSSGQLCASIERIYVHEDVHDAFVAALVRRTGDLRLGAGLDYRADMGSLVGPDQLARVVEHVEDAVGNGATVLVGGAQRPDLGAFFYEPTVLVDVAPTARAYREETFGPVVAVYPVASDDEAIAAMNDSELGLVAAVWTLSTARGRALAARVRAGAVAVNDTHHVLWGSVGAPIGGVGASGHGRRHGREGLWETTWTQTVVAQRGVHTGRGIGMRQIHELGPDVWPRVVTRLLRAQRVLRLP
- a CDS encoding histidine kinase translates to MDLTRYVDDLRDRLTAAADIGGDDARQLAQRLTTPLDAAVRLVLLDALTEAAGEISAELAPGSVDVRLRGGLPEFVVDAGTHADPAGAYAPPPPPQPPTTTPAPPTPPATDDEGTTTRTTLRLPDHLKAQVEVAAARDGLSVNSWLVRAVAGALEHPTGRTAPQPRTDPRASNRLTGWVR
- a CDS encoding DUF4097 family beta strand repeat-containing protein; protein product: MPTFPAPAPVPVVVDVPFGNLHVVASERDDVVVTVLPADPSKAGAVRAAEETRVQLEGDTVTIVYPAAWRQYVMPFSAGGAQVTIEVPTGSDLRGKAGTLYAEGRLGSVDLTLNGGDARLDDVARLDLNVTAGSVVVGQITECTHVRAGAGSVRIAGLTGDGEVHARNGSTSVGALTGTLQVSGVHGDVVVGTVRGTLTAKAAAGGIRVERVESGALTLTTSYGSIEVGVPQGTAAWLDVASKHGTVRTDLTPGDGPADDDATVEIHAGTGYGNVLVRRP
- a CDS encoding ABC transporter ATP-binding protein, whose product is MTSEPAVDVRGLRKSYGDLTVLDGVDLTVAPGTVTALLGPNGAGKTTIVGILSTLLSLDGGSARVAGHDVVTQGDAVRRAIGVTGQTSAVDDLLTGAENLRLMTALHHLGRRAGRERVDALLAQFGLTDAARKPVSTWSGGMRRKLDLAMTLVGSPAVVFLDEPTTGLDPRSRRTLWDEVRALVAAGTTVLLTTQYLEEADHLADRVAVLDGGRIVAEGTPAELKSAHDAGSLDDVFLRLTEPTSASTSKEVA
- a CDS encoding ABC transporter permease, with protein sequence MTTATIAPTAGARPLTDMLTMLRRNLLRAVRYPALTSFTIVIPVLLLLLFVFVFGGAIGAGVTPGVAPGAEGRAAYLDYITPAILLFAVVGAAQSVAITAAMDAHSGIMARFKTMAISPGSVLGGPVLGTVVQGLVAVAVVLVLAVALGFRTGAGVLDWVALVGLVALVTFATTWLCVAMGLAAPSVETASNTPMLLTALPFLSSGLVPVETMPAAVGWFAEHQPFTPIIETIRSLLAGTTPDGSTTLLAIGWCVVIAAVGYAWSRALYRRERH
- the ptsP gene encoding phosphoenolpyruvate--protein phosphotransferase — translated: MTAQTLGAPAGGVLHGVGVGRRAVVGPVARVRPAPVVPPDAPLVVDGETAGVAQVHAAVERAFSDVAARLREQSAGASGTVRDVLAATAQMADDTALRSQVLARVDAGEPPVGAIDGVVQMFAGMFEQAGGYLAERVTDLRSVRDRVVASALGLPDPGVPHLDRPSVVVARDLAPADTAALDLANVLAIVTELGGPTGHTAIIAGQLGLPCVVRVAGATDLEDGTEVAVDAAAGTVQPHPDDAVRDAYARRSAAESVLAADTAPGATSDGHAVALLANIGTAADATRVGTAAEGVGLFRTEVLFLERQVAPTVEEQAEAYAAVLRAADGRKVVVRTLDAGADKPLAFATLPDEENPALGVRGYRLVRAHPELLDTQLAALVRAQEATGSTPWAMAPMIATPDEARAFAERARAAGVATVGVMVEVPAAALRAADILAEVDFVSLGTNDLAQYTMATDRLRGELADLLDMWQPAVLDLVAATARAGRATNKPVGVCGESAGDPLMALVLVGLGVTSLSAAPGALPAVRHALRRHTQQRCEEIADAALGARTATQARAAALALVDAEVRATLAL
- a CDS encoding HPr family phosphocarrier protein codes for the protein MTERTVAVASRVGLHARPAMLFTQAVAAGGVPVTIAKAGGTPVDASSILFVMSLGIPHGEEVTLAADGPDADRVLDGLVELLATDLDAPEAPGSSTQAAS